One window of Chryseobacterium sp. JJR-5R genomic DNA carries:
- a CDS encoding ABC transporter ATP-binding protein codes for MKALKTLNPYFWKHKILLFWGVLFIITSNFFNIYKIQFVGKSVDVLKNSAENGNLGFNRQVLIYVAIIVGCSLLTGFFTFMMRQTIIVASRRIEYELKNKIYRHYQDLSLTDYKQTTIGDLMNRLSEDVVAVRMYLGPGVMYVANLIVLVIITAIYMLKTDVSMTLWTLLPLPILSYAIYKVSSVINRKSKIMQKSQSAISTFVQDSFSGIRVVKFFAREKYIEKNYGVKVTDYQDKALDLAKTEAYFFTIILFVIGLLNVAIIWIGGQKYIAGELSIGKIADFFMYINTLIFPFSMVGWVTSVNQRAEASMQRINEFMDKKSDIVNTNFENYPIKGNIEFRNVSYVYPNTGIKALDNISFTVKAGQSLAIMGKTGSGKSTIALLLCRLIDPTEGEILIDGKNLKEHNLENYRSFIGYIPQESYLFSDSIENNIGFAVDHPTHEQVVEYAKIADVDKNITGFKEQYKTMVGERGVMLSGGQKQRICIARALIKDPNIIIFDDSLSALDTETEQNILENIERKIINATSIIITHRESSAQKADKIINLTEINNSLTT; via the coding sequence ATGAAAGCGCTTAAAACTCTGAACCCTTATTTCTGGAAGCACAAAATATTATTATTTTGGGGGGTATTATTTATCATTACCAGCAATTTTTTCAACATCTATAAAATCCAGTTCGTAGGAAAATCTGTGGATGTATTAAAAAATTCTGCCGAAAATGGAAATCTTGGATTCAATCGCCAGGTTTTAATCTATGTAGCCATCATTGTCGGATGCTCACTGCTGACCGGCTTCTTCACCTTCATGATGCGGCAGACCATCATCGTAGCCTCAAGACGGATTGAGTATGAATTAAAGAATAAGATCTACCGCCATTATCAGGATTTGTCTTTAACAGATTATAAGCAGACAACCATCGGGGATTTAATGAACCGTTTAAGTGAGGACGTTGTTGCTGTAAGGATGTATCTGGGGCCAGGTGTCATGTATGTAGCCAACTTAATCGTCCTTGTAATTATTACAGCCATCTATATGCTGAAGACCGATGTTTCAATGACACTCTGGACATTGCTGCCGCTTCCCATTTTATCGTATGCCATTTATAAAGTAAGTTCTGTAATTAACAGGAAGTCGAAAATTATGCAGAAAAGCCAGTCTGCCATTTCAACCTTTGTCCAGGACAGCTTTTCAGGGATCAGGGTGGTTAAGTTTTTTGCCCGCGAAAAATACATTGAAAAAAATTATGGCGTAAAAGTGACCGATTATCAGGATAAAGCTTTGGATCTGGCAAAAACGGAAGCGTATTTCTTCACCATTATCTTATTTGTCATCGGATTGCTGAACGTAGCCATCATATGGATCGGCGGCCAGAAATATATTGCCGGAGAATTGAGCATCGGTAAGATTGCAGATTTCTTTATGTATATCAATACCCTGATTTTCCCCTTTTCAATGGTTGGCTGGGTAACTTCCGTTAACCAGAGAGCAGAGGCATCCATGCAGCGAATCAATGAATTCATGGATAAGAAATCCGACATCGTCAACACAAACTTTGAAAATTACCCGATTAAGGGCAATATTGAATTCAGAAATGTATCCTATGTTTATCCCAATACAGGAATCAAAGCCTTGGATAATATCAGTTTTACCGTAAAAGCAGGTCAATCATTGGCCATAATGGGGAAAACAGGAAGCGGGAAATCTACCATTGCCCTTTTGCTGTGCAGACTGATTGACCCTACGGAAGGGGAAATTCTAATCGATGGCAAGAACCTGAAAGAACATAATCTTGAAAACTACAGGAGCTTTATCGGATATATCCCGCAGGAAAGTTATCTCTTCTCGGATTCTATTGAAAATAATATCGGTTTTGCGGTTGACCATCCTACCCATGAACAAGTGGTGGAATATGCAAAAATTGCGGATGTAGACAAAAATATTACGGGCTTCAAAGAACAGTACAAAACCATGGTGGGTGAACGCGGGGTAATGCTTTCCGGGGGCCAGAAACAGAGGATCTGTATTGCCAGAGCCCTGATCAAAGACCCTAATATTATCATTTTTGATGATTCTCTTTCTGCTCTGGACACGGAAACAGAACAGAACATCCTTGAAAACATTGAAAGGAAAATCATTAATGCAACTTCCATAATCATCACACACAGAGAATCCAGCGCCCAGAAAGCCGATAAAATTATAAACCTTACGGAAATTAACAATTCCCTAACCACTTAG
- a CDS encoding DUF3276 family protein, with protein sequence MSEYKERHENEIFTKVLKAGRRTYFFDVRETKAGDYYLTITESKKNFGENGEATFEKHKIYLYKEDFKSFQEMFNEATDFIINEKGEDVISEKHDKDFKSRSYTIDSDDEV encoded by the coding sequence ATGAGTGAATACAAGGAACGCCATGAAAATGAAATTTTCACCAAGGTGTTAAAAGCAGGGAGAAGAACTTATTTCTTTGATGTGCGCGAGACGAAAGCAGGGGATTATTATCTTACCATTACCGAGAGTAAAAAGAATTTCGGGGAGAATGGAGAAGCCACATTTGAGAAGCACAAAATTTATCTTTACAAAGAAGATTTCAAAAGTTTCCAGGAAATGTTTAATGAAGCTACAGATTTCATCATTAATGAAAAGGGAGAGGACGTAATCTCAGAAAAGCATGACAAAGACTTCAAAAGCAGATCATACACAATTGATTCTGACGACGAGGTTTAA
- the bshB1 gene encoding bacillithiol biosynthesis deacetylase BshB1, giving the protein MKTDILAFGAHPDDVELGCGGTIAKMVSEGKICVIIDLTKGELGTRGTDETRKEEAAESTKILGVSARENLGMKDGFLVNSEEYQMKIVKMVRKYRPEIVLANAIDDRHPDHAKAAKLVSDACFLAGLRKIETVMDGENQEVWRPKLIFNYIQWKNIKPEFVIDISEHLSQKIEACMAYKTQFYDPSSKEPETPITSKDFFESLTYRAQDLGRLSGVTYAEGFTSEKLIAMKNFDGIVW; this is encoded by the coding sequence ATGAAAACAGATATACTTGCATTCGGTGCCCATCCGGATGATGTGGAACTTGGTTGTGGCGGCACAATTGCCAAAATGGTTTCAGAAGGAAAAATTTGTGTTATTATTGATCTTACCAAAGGAGAACTCGGAACCCGCGGAACTGATGAGACCAGAAAAGAGGAAGCGGCAGAGTCCACAAAAATTCTCGGTGTTTCAGCCAGGGAAAATCTTGGGATGAAGGACGGATTTTTGGTGAATTCTGAAGAATACCAGATGAAAATTGTGAAAATGGTCCGCAAATACCGCCCGGAAATCGTTTTAGCCAATGCTATTGATGACAGGCATCCGGATCATGCAAAAGCAGCAAAATTAGTCTCGGATGCGTGCTTTTTAGCCGGATTGAGGAAGATAGAAACGGTTATGGATGGAGAAAACCAGGAGGTTTGGAGACCGAAACTGATTTTTAATTATATCCAGTGGAAAAATATCAAACCCGAGTTTGTGATTGATATTTCAGAGCATCTCAGCCAGAAAATCGAAGCGTGTATGGCATATAAAACCCAGTTTTATGACCCTTCTTCGAAAGAACCCGAAACACCGATTACTTCAAAGGACTTTTTTGAAAGCCTGACCTACCGGGCCCAGGATCTGGGACGTTTATCGGGAGTGACTTATGCTGAAGGTTTTACGTCTGAGAAGCTGATTGCGATGAAAAATTTTGACGGAATTGTTTGGTAA
- a CDS encoding SDR family NAD(P)-dependent oxidoreductase, whose amino-acid sequence MKTDSPKNVLILGANSDVAKQCIRQYAAKGFTVTAASRDTKSLDEFIRINNLALQVTVLYFDAIDFDSHKKFYDSLAVKPDIVVYAAGFLVDNEKALRDFRGTQQMMMVNYMGAVSILNIIAMDESNKKLERIIGLSSLSGVRGRKSNFVYGSTKAAFTQYLAGLRQELALRNIKVNALVIGYIRTKINEGLQLNESLIMEPDYVAKHIVEAGNSFTIVPNFKWKLIYLILKVLPERLVAKLP is encoded by the coding sequence ATGAAAACTGATTCCCCAAAAAACGTCCTTATTCTCGGTGCCAATTCAGATGTGGCCAAGCAATGCATCAGACAGTATGCGGCAAAAGGATTTACCGTAACCGCGGCTTCCAGAGATACGAAATCATTGGATGAATTTATACGGATAAATAATTTGGCATTACAAGTAACGGTTTTATATTTTGATGCAATCGATTTCGATTCACACAAGAAATTTTACGACAGCCTTGCCGTTAAGCCTGATATTGTTGTATATGCGGCCGGTTTTCTGGTGGATAATGAAAAAGCACTGCGGGATTTCAGGGGAACTCAGCAGATGATGATGGTGAATTATATGGGCGCTGTTTCCATCCTGAATATCATTGCCATGGATGAAAGCAATAAAAAGTTAGAAAGGATTATCGGGCTGTCTTCACTTTCGGGAGTCAGAGGAAGAAAAAGCAATTTTGTCTATGGAAGCACAAAAGCGGCTTTTACGCAATACCTGGCCGGATTGAGGCAGGAACTGGCTTTACGGAATATCAAAGTCAATGCCTTGGTGATCGGATATATCCGTACCAAAATCAATGAAGGGCTCCAACTTAATGAATCCCTTATTATGGAACCGGACTATGTGGCAAAACATATTGTTGAAGCAGGAAATTCTTTCACCATTGTTCCGAATTTTAAATGGAAATTGATTTATTTAATTTTGAAAGTATTGCCGGAGCGTCTGGTGGCGAAACTGCCTTAG
- a CDS encoding DUF1573 domain-containing protein, whose product MKKTLSIIALSVIGLGLVSCKKENKETAGTETVAADSTAMNTSAAVPGDSSAVTPVSGGTATAAPASNQPLTTIALSENNFDFGNIKKGNKVEHVYEVTNTGTNPLVISEVKPACGCTVPDFTKEPIMPGKKGKITLHFDSSSFDGNVNKSADVFANVEKAPIKLTFTANIQP is encoded by the coding sequence ATGAAAAAGACGTTATCAATTATTGCCTTGTCTGTTATAGGCCTGGGTTTAGTTTCATGCAAAAAAGAAAACAAAGAAACGGCAGGTACGGAAACCGTTGCTGCAGATTCTACAGCCATGAATACATCTGCTGCAGTTCCCGGTGATTCTTCTGCTGTAACTCCGGTTTCAGGAGGTACTGCTACTGCTGCTCCGGCCTCTAATCAGCCACTCACAACGATTGCCCTTTCTGAAAATAACTTTGATTTCGGAAACATTAAAAAAGGAAATAAAGTAGAGCATGTATATGAAGTGACCAATACCGGTACCAATCCTTTGGTAATTTCCGAAGTAAAACCGGCTTGCGGATGTACAGTGCCCGACTTTACGAAAGAGCCTATCATGCCTGGTAAAAAAGGAAAAATTACCCTGCATTTCGATTCATCGAGCTTTGACGGAAACGTTAATAAATCTGCCGATGTATTTGCCAACGTAGAAAAAGCTCCGATCAAGTTAACATTCACTGCGAATATCCAACCTTAA
- the yajC gene encoding preprotein translocase subunit YajC, which produces MSTLSVFLQVPAQGGNSSMMLIMMGVMFVGFYFLMIRPQMRKQKQEKNFQETLKVGTRVVLTSGLHGRIAQVQDDGFVIETLSGKLKFEKAAVSREFTETRFGDKAKSAEKAADKKEIETEKN; this is translated from the coding sequence ATGAGTACATTATCCGTTTTTTTACAGGTTCCCGCGCAGGGAGGAAATTCATCCATGATGCTGATCATGATGGGAGTGATGTTCGTAGGATTTTATTTCCTGATGATCAGGCCTCAGATGAGAAAGCAGAAGCAGGAAAAAAACTTCCAGGAAACCTTAAAAGTAGGGACCAGGGTAGTGCTTACTTCCGGTCTTCACGGGAGGATTGCCCAGGTTCAGGATGACGGTTTTGTTATTGAAACCCTATCGGGAAAGCTGAAATTTGAAAAAGCGGCTGTTTCAAGGGAGTTTACGGAAACACGCTTCGGGGATAAAGCAAAAAGTGCAGAGAAAGCTGCAGACAAAAAAGAGATCGAAACTGAGAAAAACTAA
- a CDS encoding transcription antitermination protein NusB, with protein MLGRRQIREKAVQAVYSYYQNPIKFDVLEKNMFSGIEKIYHLYIYELNFLVALKELAEHQIEIGKNKYIKSDANTNPNQKFINNQVLKKLEENPERLFFTGQHKELKWDLHDDLLVKTFQRMTGGKRYQDFMKEEGYSFEEDQKFIGKLFLRYIAENDDFHDYLGDKEISWYDDIHIANSMVQKTIGFLKENEESRTLIKMIKDDEDKTFALKLLRNTLDSWENNEKKLKERLENWDLERVSIMDKVILSTAITELDNFPFTPSRVIINEYIEIAKVFATDRSNIFVNGILDKYCKDQNRI; from the coding sequence ATGTTAGGAAGACGACAAATCCGTGAAAAAGCAGTACAGGCTGTGTACTCATATTACCAAAACCCTATAAAGTTTGATGTATTAGAGAAAAATATGTTCAGTGGGATAGAGAAAATCTATCATCTTTACATCTATGAACTTAACTTTTTGGTTGCGCTTAAAGAATTGGCGGAACATCAGATTGAAATCGGTAAAAACAAATATATCAAGTCTGATGCCAATACTAATCCTAACCAGAAATTCATCAACAATCAGGTTTTAAAGAAGCTTGAAGAAAATCCTGAACGGCTGTTTTTTACAGGTCAGCACAAGGAACTGAAGTGGGATCTTCATGATGATCTTCTGGTAAAGACTTTTCAGCGAATGACCGGAGGAAAAAGGTATCAGGATTTTATGAAAGAAGAGGGGTATTCTTTTGAAGAAGACCAGAAATTCATCGGAAAATTGTTTTTAAGGTATATTGCTGAGAATGACGATTTCCATGATTATCTCGGGGATAAGGAAATTTCCTGGTATGATGATATCCACATTGCCAATTCAATGGTTCAGAAAACCATAGGTTTCCTGAAGGAAAATGAAGAAAGCAGGACCTTGATTAAGATGATCAAGGACGATGAAGATAAGACTTTCGCCCTGAAATTGTTGAGGAATACACTGGACAGCTGGGAAAACAATGAAAAGAAACTGAAGGAAAGACTGGAAAACTGGGATCTTGAAAGAGTTTCCATCATGGATAAGGTTATTCTGTCAACAGCCATTACAGAGCTGGACAATTTTCCTTTTACGCCTTCAAGAGTTATTATCAATGAATACATCGAAATTGCCAAAGTATTTGCAACGGACCGTTCAAATATCTTCGTTAACGGGATTTTAGATAAATATTGTAAAGATCAAAATAGAATATAA